TTATCTGGAAGTGACGAATTCATTTAAGGATATGGTTCCGGATTATTATACGAGGAAACAGACACTTGCCAACGCAGAGCGTTACATTATCCCGGAATTAAAAGAACTGGAAGATACCATTCTTGGTGCAGAAGACAAACTGTATGCGCTGGAATATGAGATTTATTGTGATGTCCGCAATCAGATCGCTGCCCAGGTGGAGCGCATCCAGACGACTGCGAAAGCGATCGCAAAAGTGGATGTGTTTGCATCGCTTGCTCTGGTGGCAGAACGCAGCAATTATGTGCGTCCGAAGATCAATGAACAAGGTGTGATCGATATCAAGGACGGACGGCATCCTGTGGTGGAAAAGATGATCCCAAACGATATGTTTATCAGCAACGATACCTATCTGGATGATAAAAAACAGCGGATTTCCATTATCACGGGACCGAATATGGCTGGAAAGTCTACGTATATGAGACAGGCGGCGCTGATCGTTTTAATGGCACAGCTTGGATCTTTTGTTCCGGCATCCAGTGCTAATATCGGTCTGGTGGATCGCATTTTCACCCGTGTGGGGGCATCCGATGATCTGGCATCCGGACAGAGTACCTTTATGGTAGAGATGACAGAGGTTGCCAATATTCTCAGAAATGCCACATCTAAGAGCCTTCTGATCCTGGATGAGATCGGAAGAGGAACCAGTACCTTTGACGGATTGTCCATTGCCTGGGCAGTCGTGGAGTATATCAGCGACAACAAACTGCTTGGTGCGAAGACACTTTTTGCGACACACTACCATGAGCTGACAGAGCTGGAGGGCAAGATTCACAATGTCAACAATTACTGTATTGCGGTAAAGGAAAAGGGAGACGATATTGTGTTCCTTCGCAAGATCGTAAAAGGCGGAGCGGATAAGAGCTATGGAATCCAGGTGGCAAAGCTGGCGGGAGTTCCGGATGTTGTGATCACACGCGCAAAAGAGATCGTGGAAGAGCTGAGTGATGAGGATATTACGACCAGAGTCAGTGAGATCGCATCCAGAGAAAAAGAGCAGAAGAAAAAACAGAAGACGAAAAAATATGACGAGGTGGATATGGCGCAGATGTCATTGTTTGATACGGTAAAAGACGATGACGTTCTGGAAGAATTAAAGAGCATTGATGTGGGAAATCTGACGCCTGTCGATGCACTCAATACCATTTATCGTCTGCAGAATAAACTAAAGAACCGCTGGTAGAAAGTAAAGGAGAACACAGATGCCGCAGATTCAGGTTTTAGATCAGATTACAATAGATAAGATCGCCGCAGGTGAAGTGATTGAGCGGCCGGCGTCGATCGTCAAAGAACTCGTAGAAAATTCCATTGATGCAAAAGCTGCCTCCGTTACCGTGGAGATTCAGGATGGAGGGATTTCTTTGATCCGCGTCACGGACAATGGAAGCGGGATTGAACGGGAAGATATCCGCAATGCATTTTTGCGTCATTCCACGAGCAAGATCCGCAAAGTGGAAGATCTGGCACATATTGCATCACTCGGATTTCGGGGAGAAGCACTTTCCAGTATCTCTGCGGTGACCAGGACGGAGCTGATCACCAAGACGAAGGAGGATACATTTGGAACCCGCTATGTGATCGAAGGCGGAGTGGAGCAGAGTCTGGAGGATGCCGGGGCACCGGACGGGACGACCTTCCTTGTGCGGCAGTTGTTTTATAATGTGCCTGCCAGACGGAAGTTTCTAAAAACACCGATGACAGAGGCCGGGCATGTACAGGATCTGCTCATGCGCCTTGCACTTTCTCACCCGGAGGTTGCATTTACTTTTATCAATAACGGACAGACAAAAATGCGGACATCTGGAAATGGAAAATTAAAGGATGTAATCTACAGCATTTACGGGAGAGAGGCCGCGGCAAATCTGATCGAACTGGATTATTCCATGGATGGTCTGGTGATGAAAGGATATCTTGGAAAACCGGTGATCACCAGAGGAAACCGGAATTTTGAAAATTATTTTGTAAACGGGCGGTATGTGAAAAATGCGATGCTCTCCAAAGCAATCGAAGATGCATACAAGGACTTTCTCATGCAGCACAAGTTTCCGTTCGTAGTCATCCACTTTCAGGTGGATGGTGAGAAAATCGATGTAAATGTGCATCCGACCAAAATGGAAATGCGGTTTCAGAGGCAGCAGGATGTCTATAATATTGTGTATGAGGGGGTTCATAGAACCCTTCTGGAGCCGGAACTCATTCCTCAGGTGGAGGCGCCGGCTCCAAAAGTAATTTCACAGCCAAAGAGCGAAAGTCCGTTTTTATTAAAGCCCAAAACAGCACCGCAGCCAATGGAGAAAAAGCCAGAAGAAAAAGAAGAGCCCCATGACGAAGCATATTTCATGAAGAAGATGAAGGAGAGAGTGCTTTCCTATCATCAGCGCAATTCTTCGGCAGAAGTCGCAAAAAAAGAGCAGATCTTCCGGCCGCAGGCTCAGGCGGAGAGAATCAAAGATGCACTTGCCCGTGCAAAGGAAGTGGAGAAGCAGCCGCAAAAGCAGGCAGAAGAACAGCCGGAATTGATCCGGGAAACACCTGTCTATGAAACGAAGCCTGTAACAGAAGAAAAAGCAGAGCAGTTAAATTTGTTTGAGGAGCATCTTCTGAAACGGGAGAAGAAAGCAGAGTACAAGCTGATCGGGCAGGTATTTGAGACATACTGGCTGGTGGAATTTGAGAACAGTCTGTATATCATTGATCAACATGCTGCTCATGAGCGGGTGTTATATGAACGCACGTTAAAAGAGATGAAGAACAGAGAATTTACCGCTCAGTATTTAAGTCCGCCGATCATCCTGAGCCTGTCTATGCAGGAGGCGCAGGTGCTGAATGAAAATATGGACCGGTTTACAAGGATCGGATTTGAGATCGAACCGTTTGGCGGAGAGGAATATGCAGTGCGCGCCATTCCGGACAATTTGTTTGGAATCGCCAAAAAAGAGCTGCTGTTGGAAATGCTGGACGATCTGACAGATGGGATCAGCACCTCCATGACACCGGAGCTTATTGATGAGAAAGTGGCATCTATGTCATGTAAAGCAGCGGTGAAAGGCAATAACCGGCTTTCCGCGCAGGAGGCGGACGCACTGATCGGGGAACTGTTATTGCTGGAGAATCCATATCACTGCCCGCATGGACGTCCGACGATCATCGCAATGACACAGCGGGAACTGGAAAAGAAATTTAAGAGGATTGTATAGATGAAGAAACCATTGATTATATTGACCGGTCCTACAGCGGTTGGAAAAACCGCTGCTTCAATCGGACTTGCCAAAGCGATTGGCGGAGAAATCATTTCCGCAGATTCCATGCAGGTCTACCGGCATATGGATATCGGATCTGCAAAGATTCGGTCAAAAGAGATGCAAGGGATCTCGCACCATCTGATCGATGTGCTGGAGCCGGAGGAAGAGTTCCATGTGGTGAAATTCCAGCAGATGGCAAAAGAAGCGCTGGATGGGATCTATCAGAGAGGACATATCCCTATTGTTGTAGGTGGAACCGGGTTTTATATCCAGGCTCTGTTGTATGACATTTCGTTTGAAGACAATGAGGAGGATCATTCCTACCGGAAAGAGCTGGAAGAACTGGCACAGGAAGAAGGTGCAGAAAAGCTGCATCAGATGCTGCGGCAGGTGGATGAAAAGGCGGCGCTTGAAATTCATGCCAACAATGTAAAACGTGTGATCCGTGCCCTGGAATTCTATCATCAGACCGGTGAAAAGATTTCCGAACACAATGCCAAAGAACGGGAAAAAGAATCTGCCTATAATTCTGCCTATTTTGTGTTGAATGATGACCGGGCCAATCTTTATGAGCGAATCAACAAAAGAGTGGATGCTATGTTTGAGGAGGGACTTGTAGAAGAAGTTACGGCGCTTCAAGAACGTGGCTATACAAGAGGGATGGTGTCCATGCAGGGGCTGGGATACAAAGAGATTTTTGCTTATCTGGACGGGGAATGTACGCTGGAAGAGGCAAAAGAAATTATCAAAAGAGATACCAGACATTTTGCAAAACGTCAGATCACCTGGTTTAAACGGGAACGGGATGTGATCTGGATCAACAAGCAGGAATATGGATATCAGGAAGAAAAGATACTGGAGAGAATTCTGAAAGAATTAAAGGTTCAGGAGATCTTTCCACAGAAAGAAGAGGAAATAAAATGAGAGAGTGTATGACAGAGACGATGTATGAGAAGCTGGGGATTTCGAAGGAAGTTTACGAGTTTGGACAGACAATAGAGGCGGGATTAAAGGAACGGTTCTCACAGATGGATGAAGTGGCAGAGTACAATCAGTTAAAGGTGCTCCATGCCATGCAGGAAAATAAGGTCAGTGAGGGGTGTTTCAACTACGCCAGCGGGTATGGCTACAACGATATGGGAAGAGACACACTGGAGCAGGTATACGCCAGTACATTCCATACAGAAGCGGCATTGGTTCGTCCGCAGATTACCTGTGGAACGCACGCCCTTGCCCTTGCCCTTGCAGCAAACTTACGTCCGGGAGACGAACTGCTCTCGCCGGTGGGAAAACCATATGATACGCTGGAGGAAGTGATCGGGATTCGCCCGTCAAAAGGTTCTCTGGCAGAGTATGGGATCACATACCGTCAGGTGGAGCTTTTGGAAGACGGTTATTTTGATTATCCTGCAATCAGGGAGGCAATCAATGAGCGGACGAAACTGGTGACGATCCAGCGATCCAAGGGATATCAGACAAGACCAAGCTATTCCGTGGAGAAGATCGGAGAGCTGATCGCCTTTATCAAGGAGATCAAGCCGGATGTGATCTGTATGGTGGACAACTGTTATGGAGAATTTGTAGAAAAGATTGAACCAAGTGATGTGGGAGCGGACATGATCGTTGGTTCCCTGATCAAAAATCCTGGAGGCGGTCTGGCGCCGATCGGGGGCTATATTGCGGGAAGAGAAGATCTGATCGAGAACTGCGGATACCGTCTGACTTCTCCGGGACTCGGAAAAGAGGTGGGAGCATCTCTCGGTGTCATGCAGTCGTTCTATCAGGGATTTTTCCTGGCGCCGACTGTAGTCAACAGTGCGGTAAAAGGTGCGGTGTTTGCGGCAAATATTTATGAAAGACTGGGATATGGAGTGATTCCGAACGGAACAGAGTCCAGACATGATATTATCCAGGCCGTGGAGCTTGGCAGTGCAGAGGGTGTGATCGCATTCTGTAAGGGAATTCAGGCGGCGGCGCCTGTGGACAGCTATGTCAGTCCGGAACCGTGGGCAATGCCGGGATATGACAGTGATGTGATCATGGCGGCAGGTGCGTTCGTGCAGGGTTCTTCTATTGAATTAAGTGCAGATGGACCGATTAAACCACCGTATGCAGTTTATTTCCAGGGCGGACTGACCTGGCCGCATGCAAAGCTTGGAATTTTAAAATCACTGCAGAATATGATCGATGCAGGAGTGATTGAACTGGAACGATTAAAATAAAACCAAAAGGAGAGACCATGAGAAAAGTTGTTGTGATCGGCGCAGGAGCAGCCGGGATGATGGCGGCTATTTCGGCAGCAGAGCACGGCGCACATACAGTTGTGCTGGAGCATAAAGACCGGGTGGGAAAGAAGATCCTTTCCACCGGGAACGGAAGATGCAATTTTACAAATCTTGTACAGACACCTCAGTGTTATCGCAGTGATGATCCTAAGTTTCCGTGGCGGGTCATCACACAGTTTGATGAGAAAAAGACAGTGGAGTTTTTCCAGAACATCGGTGTATATGCGAAAAACAGAAACGGATATCTCTATCCAAACTCGGATCAGGCCGGTGCGGTTTTAGATTCCCTTCGCATGGAGATGGAGCGGCTTTGTGTGGAAGTGCACACAGAGACAGAAGTTCTGGAAATCATTCCGAAAAAGAACCGGTTTGTCATCCGAACCGGAAATGGGAATGTGACCGCAGACCGGGTGATCCTGGCAGCAGGATCCAAGGCGGCTCCTGTTACAGGTTCTGATGGTTCCGGATATGCGATCGCAAAAAAAATGGGACACCGGATCGTCCCGGTACTTCCGGCGTTGGTACAGCTTAAATGCAAGGGAAAATTCTTTCAGAGTATCGCCGGAGTGCGCATACAGGGATGTGTATCTTTATATGTGGATGGGGACTGTGTTTGTCGGGATACCGGAGAAATTCAGCTGACGCAGTATGGTATTTCCGGGATTCCGGTATTTCAGGTCAGTCGTTTTGCAGCAAAGGCGCTTTACAACAAACAGGAAGTAACAGCGGTCTTAAATTTTATGCCTCAGATGTCTGAGGAAGAGTTTACAGTATTTCTGGCAGAGCGTGCGAGACTTCGGCCGCAAAAGACGGCAGAAGAATTCTTAACCGGGCTGTTTCACAAAAAAATGATTGCTCTGTGGGTCAAATGTAGTCGCATTTCCAAAGAAAAGCCGGTGGGAACATATTCTGAGGAAGAACTAAGAACGCTTGTCCGTCTGATTCAGCAGTTTGAGGTGAATGTGGAAGGGACAAATTCGTTTGAACAGGCTCAGGTATGCTGCGGCGGAGTCTCTACAGAAGAAGTGAAGGAAGATACCCTGGAGTCAAGTTATGTACCGGGCGTTTATTTTGCCGGAGAGATACTGGATGTGGATGGGATCTGCGGCGGATATAATCTGCAGTGGGCATGGTCCAGCGGATGGATTGCAGGAAGAGAGGCAGCAGATGTTACGAATTAATCAGTTAAAATTAAAAGTAGGACACAGCGAAGAACAGCTAAAGAAAAAACTGGTACGGGAATTGAAGATCCGTCCGGAAGAGCTGCAGAAATTTGAAATCCGCAGACAGTCCATAGATGCGCGGAAAAAGCCGGAACTGTACTATGTATACAGTATCGATGTACAGGTGAAAAAAGAAAAAGAGGTACTCAAAAAACATCCAAAGAATGTTCAGAAGACACAGGATGTGTACTATCAGATGCCAAAACTGGAAGGAGAAACACCGAAAAAGCGTCCGGTTGTTGTAGGAAGCGGCCCTGCAGGTCTGTTTTGTGCATGGATCCTTGCCTTGGCAGGATGTAGACCAATCCTTCTGGAGCGGGGTGCCTGTGTAGAGGAAAGACAGCGTGATGTAGAGGAATTCTGGAAAAGCGGGATTTTAAATCCAATGTCGAATGTACAGTTCGGAGAGGGAGGCGCCGGAACTTTTTCGGATGGAAAGCTCAACACATTGGTCAAAGATACATCCGGGCGAAATCGTTTTGTGTTGGAAACCTTTGTAAGATTCGGGGCACCGCCGGAGATTTTATACGAACAGAAGCCCCACATCGGAACGGATATTCTGATCCGGGTGGTAAAAAATATGCGGCTTGCGATCTGTGGAGCCGGAGGAGAAGTACGGTTTCACAGTCAGGTGACGGATATTGTTCTTGATGAGACATCACTTGTCGGAGTGCAGGTCAATCAGGAGGAAGAGCTGGAGACCGATACCGTGATCTTTGCAGTGGGACACAGCGCAAGAGATACATTTGAGATGCTCTATGAAAAGAATCTTCCAATGCAGGCAAAATCATTTGCGGTAGGTGTGCGCGCCGAGCATCCGCAGAAAATGATCAATGCCTCTCAATATGGAGCAGAGTCTGTGCCGGGACTTCCTGCAGCGCCTTATAAAGTGACAGCAAAACTGGAAAATGGAAGAGGCGTATACTCTTTCTGCATGTGTCCGGGAGGATATGTAGTCAATGCATCCTCCGAAGAAGGACGTCTGGCTGTCAACGGAATGAGTTATCATGCAAGAGCAGGAGAAAATGCGAACAGCGCCATTATCGTGACGGTGACTCCGGAAGATTACGGAAGTGAACATCCGCTTGCAGGAATGGAATTTCAGCGAAAGCTCGAAGAACGTGCCTTTCGAGCGGGAGGCGGAAAAATCCCGGTTCAGAGACTGGAAGATTTCTGCAAAAATCAGATCAGCACTTCGTTTGGAAACGTAGAGCCTCAGATGAAAGGGGCATATGCGTTTGGAGATGTGCGTGGAATTTTCCCGCAAGTGCTGGCAGAATCCATTGAGGAGGGAATGCGGCAGTTTGAACATAAGATCACAGGATTCTCAGATGGAGATACGCTTTTGTCAGGTGTAGAAAGCCGTACGTCTTCTCCAGTGAAAATTCCAAGAGATGAGAATATGGAGAGTGAGATCAAGGGGATTTTCCCATGCGGAGAAGGCGCAGGATTTGCAGGAGGAATCACCTCGGCTGCCATGGATGGAATGA
This window of the Mediterraneibacter gnavus ATCC 29149 genome carries:
- a CDS encoding NAD(P)/FAD-dependent oxidoreductase; translation: MLRINQLKLKVGHSEEQLKKKLVRELKIRPEELQKFEIRRQSIDARKKPELYYVYSIDVQVKKEKEVLKKHPKNVQKTQDVYYQMPKLEGETPKKRPVVVGSGPAGLFCAWILALAGCRPILLERGACVEERQRDVEEFWKSGILNPMSNVQFGEGGAGTFSDGKLNTLVKDTSGRNRFVLETFVRFGAPPEILYEQKPHIGTDILIRVVKNMRLAICGAGGEVRFHSQVTDIVLDETSLVGVQVNQEEELETDTVIFAVGHSARDTFEMLYEKNLPMQAKSFAVGVRAEHPQKMINASQYGAESVPGLPAAPYKVTAKLENGRGVYSFCMCPGGYVVNASSEEGRLAVNGMSYHARAGENANSAIIVTVTPEDYGSEHPLAGMEFQRKLEERAFRAGGGKIPVQRLEDFCKNQISTSFGNVEPQMKGAYAFGDVRGIFPQVLAESIEEGMRQFEHKITGFSDGDTLLSGVESRTSSPVKIPRDENMESEIKGIFPCGEGAGFAGGITSAAMDGMKVAEAVLKKYNKIGS
- the miaA gene encoding tRNA (adenosine(37)-N6)-dimethylallyltransferase MiaA — translated: MKKPLIILTGPTAVGKTAASIGLAKAIGGEIISADSMQVYRHMDIGSAKIRSKEMQGISHHLIDVLEPEEEFHVVKFQQMAKEALDGIYQRGHIPIVVGGTGFYIQALLYDISFEDNEEDHSYRKELEELAQEEGAEKLHQMLRQVDEKAALEIHANNVKRVIRALEFYHQTGEKISEHNAKEREKESAYNSAYFVLNDDRANLYERINKRVDAMFEEGLVEEVTALQERGYTRGMVSMQGLGYKEIFAYLDGECTLEEAKEIIKRDTRHFAKRQITWFKRERDVIWINKQEYGYQEEKILERILKELKVQEIFPQKEEEIK
- a CDS encoding NAD(P)/FAD-dependent oxidoreductase, yielding MRKVVVIGAGAAGMMAAISAAEHGAHTVVLEHKDRVGKKILSTGNGRCNFTNLVQTPQCYRSDDPKFPWRVITQFDEKKTVEFFQNIGVYAKNRNGYLYPNSDQAGAVLDSLRMEMERLCVEVHTETEVLEIIPKKNRFVIRTGNGNVTADRVILAAGSKAAPVTGSDGSGYAIAKKMGHRIVPVLPALVQLKCKGKFFQSIAGVRIQGCVSLYVDGDCVCRDTGEIQLTQYGISGIPVFQVSRFAAKALYNKQEVTAVLNFMPQMSEEEFTVFLAERARLRPQKTAEEFLTGLFHKKMIALWVKCSRISKEKPVGTYSEEELRTLVRLIQQFEVNVEGTNSFEQAQVCCGGVSTEEVKEDTLESSYVPGVYFAGEILDVDGICGGYNLQWAWSSGWIAGREAADVTN
- a CDS encoding aminotransferase class I/II-fold pyridoxal phosphate-dependent enzyme, producing the protein MRECMTETMYEKLGISKEVYEFGQTIEAGLKERFSQMDEVAEYNQLKVLHAMQENKVSEGCFNYASGYGYNDMGRDTLEQVYASTFHTEAALVRPQITCGTHALALALAANLRPGDELLSPVGKPYDTLEEVIGIRPSKGSLAEYGITYRQVELLEDGYFDYPAIREAINERTKLVTIQRSKGYQTRPSYSVEKIGELIAFIKEIKPDVICMVDNCYGEFVEKIEPSDVGADMIVGSLIKNPGGGLAPIGGYIAGREDLIENCGYRLTSPGLGKEVGASLGVMQSFYQGFFLAPTVVNSAVKGAVFAANIYERLGYGVIPNGTESRHDIIQAVELGSAEGVIAFCKGIQAAAPVDSYVSPEPWAMPGYDSDVIMAAGAFVQGSSIELSADGPIKPPYAVYFQGGLTWPHAKLGILKSLQNMIDAGVIELERLK
- the mutL gene encoding DNA mismatch repair endonuclease MutL yields the protein MPQIQVLDQITIDKIAAGEVIERPASIVKELVENSIDAKAASVTVEIQDGGISLIRVTDNGSGIEREDIRNAFLRHSTSKIRKVEDLAHIASLGFRGEALSSISAVTRTELITKTKEDTFGTRYVIEGGVEQSLEDAGAPDGTTFLVRQLFYNVPARRKFLKTPMTEAGHVQDLLMRLALSHPEVAFTFINNGQTKMRTSGNGKLKDVIYSIYGREAAANLIELDYSMDGLVMKGYLGKPVITRGNRNFENYFVNGRYVKNAMLSKAIEDAYKDFLMQHKFPFVVIHFQVDGEKIDVNVHPTKMEMRFQRQQDVYNIVYEGVHRTLLEPELIPQVEAPAPKVISQPKSESPFLLKPKTAPQPMEKKPEEKEEPHDEAYFMKKMKERVLSYHQRNSSAEVAKKEQIFRPQAQAERIKDALARAKEVEKQPQKQAEEQPELIRETPVYETKPVTEEKAEQLNLFEEHLLKREKKAEYKLIGQVFETYWLVEFENSLYIIDQHAAHERVLYERTLKEMKNREFTAQYLSPPIILSLSMQEAQVLNENMDRFTRIGFEIEPFGGEEYAVRAIPDNLFGIAKKELLLEMLDDLTDGISTSMTPELIDEKVASMSCKAAVKGNNRLSAQEADALIGELLLLENPYHCPHGRPTIIAMTQRELEKKFKRIV